A region of Natribaculum luteum DNA encodes the following proteins:
- a CDS encoding tyrosine-type recombinase/integrase, producing the protein MPDLSGINVVTAKSRAFLNERQTVDYQTQREACLNWLLTFGKDPDRVEGYALGTVKPRAARMDQFYRFVWEEEGRYTAEITHDHADAWMTELAGTDSSTAHKDCCQKAVKMLFKWRHHEHGLEEWTPEITFYTRDSASNPRDYLSREERVKIREAVLEYGSAPSYSDLSPEARDRWRIHLAQRFGKPKSDVTPADWDRANGWKIPSLVWVSMDAGLRPIEVERAITSWVDLDNQLLRIPKEQSSKNRDNWLVGLRSQTVEYLERWLDQRDTYARYDETETIWLTNHGNPYSSQSLRYLLHRLFEEAGIPTENRRVSWYTIRHSVGTYMTREEDLAAAQAQLRHKSEQTTMKYDQTPVEERRDALDRMG; encoded by the coding sequence ATGCCCGATTTGAGCGGGATAAACGTTGTAACCGCCAAATCCCGGGCGTTCCTCAACGAGCGCCAGACCGTCGACTACCAAACACAGCGTGAGGCCTGCCTCAACTGGTTGCTCACGTTCGGGAAAGATCCCGACCGTGTAGAGGGATACGCGCTCGGGACGGTCAAGCCCAGGGCGGCTCGCATGGACCAGTTCTATCGGTTCGTCTGGGAAGAAGAAGGCCGGTACACGGCGGAGATTACCCACGATCACGCGGACGCGTGGATGACGGAACTCGCAGGCACGGATTCGAGTACCGCTCACAAGGATTGTTGCCAGAAAGCGGTGAAGATGTTGTTCAAGTGGCGACACCACGAGCACGGACTGGAGGAGTGGACGCCCGAGATTACGTTTTACACCCGAGATTCTGCGTCGAACCCGCGGGACTACCTCTCGCGCGAGGAGCGCGTCAAGATTCGTGAAGCGGTGCTGGAGTACGGCAGCGCACCCAGTTACAGCGACCTCTCACCGGAGGCGCGCGATCGGTGGCGGATTCACCTGGCCCAGCGGTTCGGAAAACCGAAGTCTGACGTCACCCCTGCCGATTGGGATCGCGCGAACGGCTGGAAAATCCCCTCGCTCGTCTGGGTTTCGATGGATGCCGGACTCCGTCCCATTGAGGTTGAGCGCGCGATAACATCGTGGGTCGACCTCGACAATCAACTCCTGCGAATTCCGAAGGAACAGTCATCGAAAAACCGGGATAACTGGCTCGTCGGCCTCAGGAGTCAGACGGTCGAGTATCTCGAACGGTGGTTAGACCAGCGAGACACGTACGCCCGGTACGATGAAACGGAGACCATCTGGCTGACGAATCACGGAAACCCGTACTCGTCGCAGTCGCTTCGCTATCTTCTCCATCGACTCTTTGAGGAGGCGGGAATTCCCACCGAGAACCGCCGGGTGTCGTGGTACACGATTCGCCATTCTGTAGGAACGTACATGACCCGTGAAGAGGACCTCGCGGCAGCGCAGGCACAACTACGCCACAAGAGCGAGCAGACGACGATGAAGTACGATCAGACCCCCGTCGAGGAACGTCGCGACGCGCTCGATAGGATGGGATAA
- a CDS encoding transposase, with product MWSYDRPVQIEKPLVAVPWRSIGFYALTGKSVITYKERLVKETIIEALEEIPKQNSRGRILLVADNYGSHHAKLTQQQADELGIEFVFIPPYSPTLNAIEPLWKDVKRETSPTIFEDKDHFRPFLTKTFLRLSQRLSFAGDWIETFLPDIQVLQVITQRRRSSNSILTKPMMASTHSRVAGGCSKKRD from the coding sequence ATGTGGTCGTATGACCGTCCCGTCCAGATAGAGAAACCGCTAGTAGCAGTGCCGTGGCGGTCGATCGGCTTCTACGCGCTGACTGGCAAAAGCGTGATCACGTACAAAGAGCGGCTGGTCAAGGAGACGATCATCGAGGCACTCGAAGAGATCCCCAAACAGAATTCGCGAGGCCGGATTCTGCTCGTGGCCGACAACTACGGCTCTCATCACGCAAAACTCACTCAACAACAGGCCGACGAACTCGGCATCGAGTTCGTCTTCATCCCGCCGTACTCGCCGACATTGAACGCAATCGAACCGCTGTGGAAAGACGTCAAACGCGAGACTTCACCGACCATCTTCGAGGACAAAGATCACTTCCGCCCGTTCCTTACCAAGACGTTTCTCCGGCTGAGTCAACGACTGAGTTTTGCTGGTGACTGGATTGAGACCTTCCTTCCCGATATTCAGGTGTTACAAGTAATCACTCAACGCCGGCGTTCGTCCAACAGTATCTTGACGAAACCTATGATGGCGAGTACTCACTCCCGAGTTGCCGGCGGTTGCTCAAAGAAGCGGGATTGA
- a CDS encoding VirB4 family type IV secretion system protein, producing MTSLEPVSIAGGLILLAVLLGVGVKIYRARAHDVEEVDLSDLLDEETLEAGDVEGQLLEDIAERHKSVVAPSAITWETRAAQVGEQWTSTLYIADYPDYPKDGYLNELFELTDVEFDLTVHITPKNQQHARDELQRVADDLQVDADLEQSVRGAYLQERANEAVSTYKAVEHGSRVFDQGMFVTVRAETKDGLRESVRAIRSRLREQPAGLSPKTAICKQDLAVQAAAPIGPNPFGREAIALGGAIGALLASPHNATILEDGGVEFGIHWKNESPVVIDPFARENGYAMFTVGDPGSGKSFGAKQNFIRSIEQSEDRIGIILEPLNNWAGVAEALGGTRITVGGDMGLNPLEIKPTPERIQRAMGEDASPYREKLDSVMSFLSNYFALRGIQLGDTRTTLETAIEEAYARNGITDDIATHHNESPTMRDVLDILEEMVDNPERFVVRTDEEAQKIESDATWLIDQLRSFAADGRYENLGRPTEFDLRDEKVVYLDLAQQEGSLGGSTSLIMQLLITLVYERAKETDKEVVFVIDEARYLMQDAASLEYLEIVFRHHRHHDLSIRMITQTVDEFFQHAESEAILDQCAIKQFHHLDGMDQHWANEFGLNSAQMRFVQDAVPGSEDIGYSEALVGVDGDWRGIEVHALEKEKTVIDFDAKEQSRAELPGVSERDGRQPAEDTRTDETSPEEQRDTVHEVLTWTDRGDRSDE from the coding sequence ATGACTTCACTCGAGCCGGTCTCCATCGCTGGTGGACTGATCCTGCTGGCTGTTCTTCTTGGCGTTGGCGTGAAGATCTACCGGGCTCGAGCACACGACGTCGAAGAAGTCGACCTCTCAGACCTCCTCGACGAGGAGACACTCGAGGCCGGCGACGTCGAAGGACAGCTCCTCGAGGACATTGCCGAACGCCACAAGAGTGTTGTCGCTCCATCGGCGATCACGTGGGAGACGCGAGCCGCACAGGTCGGTGAGCAGTGGACGTCGACGCTGTACATCGCCGACTATCCTGATTATCCCAAGGATGGGTATCTGAACGAGTTGTTCGAACTCACCGACGTCGAATTCGATCTCACCGTCCATATCACGCCGAAGAATCAGCAGCACGCCCGTGACGAACTCCAGCGAGTCGCCGACGACCTTCAGGTCGATGCGGACCTCGAACAAAGCGTTCGTGGCGCCTACCTTCAGGAACGAGCCAACGAAGCAGTGTCGACGTACAAGGCGGTCGAACACGGCAGCCGCGTCTTCGACCAGGGAATGTTCGTCACCGTTCGAGCAGAGACGAAAGACGGGCTTCGTGAATCGGTCCGGGCGATTCGCAGTCGACTCCGTGAACAACCCGCCGGGCTTTCGCCGAAGACGGCCATCTGTAAGCAAGATCTTGCGGTACAGGCTGCGGCCCCGATCGGGCCGAATCCGTTCGGTCGAGAAGCCATCGCCCTCGGTGGCGCTATCGGAGCGTTGCTGGCATCCCCACACAACGCGACGATTCTCGAAGATGGCGGCGTCGAATTCGGCATCCACTGGAAAAACGAGAGCCCCGTCGTGATCGATCCGTTTGCGCGGGAAAACGGCTATGCGATGTTCACCGTCGGCGATCCTGGCTCCGGAAAGTCGTTTGGCGCGAAGCAGAACTTCATCCGATCGATCGAGCAAAGCGAGGACCGAATCGGAATCATCCTCGAGCCGCTGAACAACTGGGCCGGTGTCGCCGAAGCCCTCGGCGGAACGCGGATTACGGTTGGTGGCGATATGGGACTGAACCCACTCGAGATCAAACCGACACCCGAACGCATTCAACGAGCGATGGGCGAGGACGCCAGTCCCTACCGAGAAAAGCTCGACAGCGTGATGAGCTTCCTCTCGAACTACTTCGCCCTCCGTGGCATCCAGCTCGGTGATACACGAACGACGCTCGAGACGGCCATCGAAGAAGCATACGCTCGAAACGGCATTACGGACGACATCGCGACGCATCACAACGAGAGCCCGACGATGCGAGACGTTCTCGATATCCTCGAGGAGATGGTCGATAACCCGGAAAGGTTCGTCGTTCGGACGGACGAGGAAGCGCAGAAAATCGAGTCGGATGCGACGTGGTTGATCGACCAGTTACGCTCCTTTGCAGCGGATGGGCGCTACGAAAACCTCGGGCGGCCGACCGAGTTCGACCTTCGGGACGAGAAGGTGGTCTACCTCGATCTGGCCCAGCAGGAGGGCAGCCTCGGTGGCAGTACGAGCCTCATCATGCAGCTGTTGATCACGCTGGTCTACGAACGGGCGAAGGAGACGGACAAGGAGGTCGTGTTCGTCATCGACGAAGCTCGGTACTTGATGCAGGATGCAGCGAGCCTCGAGTACCTCGAGATCGTGTTTCGCCATCATCGCCATCACGATCTCTCGATCCGGATGATCACCCAGACCGTCGACGAGTTCTTCCAGCACGCCGAATCAGAGGCGATCCTCGATCAGTGCGCAATCAAGCAGTTCCATCATCTCGATGGGATGGACCAGCACTGGGCGAATGAGTTTGGACTGAACTCGGCGCAGATGCGGTTCGTCCAGGATGCTGTCCCCGGGAGTGAGGACATCGGTTATTCGGAAGCGCTCGTCGGCGTCGACGGTGACTGGCGTGGAATCGAGGTCCACGCACTCGAGAAAGAGAAGACGGTGATCGACTTCGACGCCAAAGAGCAATCTCGAGCTGAGCTCCCTGGAGTTTCTGAAAGAGATGGACGACAACCCGCAGAAGACACGCGAACAGACGAGACGAGCCCTGAAGAGCAGCGAGACACAGTTCACGAGGTTCTAACGTGGACTGATAGAGGTGACCGATCCGATGAGTGA
- a CDS encoding ISH3 family transposase — protein sequence MFSIPQPDGVLSDSDVKDLAEDVICQLPLPGIEGSPLDPGDIWVVVILAAVNQTSIWETCKDNDNAACDDTVMDWLHTLNREWLERVANRLLREVAMTILDPDRSRIVSIDFVDNPYHGTYADEEGELCRMHAKDGTTTCHRYCTAYLVSNGKPVTLAMTYVRSDEKEADAVERVLDRVEAYPFEIELLLADRGFYNERILRRSREIAATVVPVQKKGKRMRKKLDTHCSYMTTYRMYKGRERELEFPLAVAVSYHAGDRGKSGEVVRGYVACDLADRTPKQVERLYRKRSAIETSYRVFRQARVVTTTQDPIIRFAFVLVGFLLENLWLVLRWAVVARPQRGGRDLPEEFTFKTFSDWIRHALEEELERSWEIEMNGTGVPEAYAPAAG from the coding sequence GTGTTCAGTATCCCTCAGCCAGACGGTGTTCTTTCGGATTCGGACGTGAAAGATTTAGCGGAAGACGTCATCTGCCAGCTCCCCTTGCCAGGGATCGAGGGCTCGCCCCTCGATCCCGGCGATATCTGGGTTGTTGTCATTCTTGCAGCAGTCAATCAGACGTCCATCTGGGAGACGTGCAAGGACAACGACAACGCTGCCTGTGATGATACTGTCATGGACTGGCTCCATACGCTCAACCGAGAGTGGCTTGAGCGGGTTGCTAACCGCCTTCTCAGGGAGGTGGCGATGACGATCCTCGACCCTGATCGGTCGAGGATCGTCTCCATTGACTTCGTCGATAACCCCTACCACGGAACGTACGCCGATGAAGAAGGTGAACTCTGCCGCATGCACGCGAAAGACGGAACAACGACGTGCCACCGGTACTGCACGGCGTATCTCGTCTCGAACGGAAAGCCAGTGACGCTGGCGATGACGTACGTCCGTAGTGATGAGAAAGAGGCCGACGCGGTCGAGCGCGTCCTCGACCGCGTCGAAGCCTATCCCTTCGAGATAGAGCTTCTGTTGGCTGATCGTGGCTTCTACAACGAACGTATTCTGCGCCGCTCACGGGAGATTGCTGCGACTGTCGTTCCCGTCCAAAAGAAGGGCAAGCGCATGAGGAAGAAGCTGGATACGCACTGCTCGTACATGACAACCTATCGGATGTACAAAGGCCGCGAGCGGGAACTGGAATTCCCGCTCGCGGTCGCTGTATCATATCACGCCGGAGATCGCGGGAAAAGCGGCGAGGTCGTTCGAGGCTATGTGGCGTGCGATCTGGCCGATCGCACGCCGAAACAAGTCGAACGGCTCTATCGAAAACGGTCAGCGATCGAAACGAGCTACCGTGTATTTCGCCAAGCACGAGTGGTAACGACGACACAAGACCCAATCATCCGCTTCGCGTTCGTCCTGGTTGGATTCCTGTTGGAGAACCTCTGGCTTGTGCTTCGATGGGCGGTCGTCGCCCGCCCCCAGCGGGGCGGGCGCGACCTGCCCGAGGAATTCACGTTCAAGACCTTCTCTGACTGGATCAGACATGCATTAGAGGAAGAGCTAGAGCGGAGTTGGGAGATCGAGATGAACGGAACAGGTGTGCCAGAAGCATACGCGCCGGCCGCGGGCTGA